gcccacattgtgaggaGATTTTCCCAATTCTATCAAAACTAGaaatacacctaaaaatacacacaggagagaatctctattcctgcactgactgtgggaagagtttcacaaCATCACAGGCTCTGACAGTTCATCTGCGAGTCCACACTGGAGAAaaaccttactcctgctctgactgtggggagagtttctctcaacagagcagcttaaaaacacaccaacgtatacacacaggagagaagccttactcctgctctgactgtgggaaaagttTCTCCGTATCAAGCAACTTAAAAACACACCTAAAAATACACACcggggagaagccttacttctgctctgactgtggggcgagtttctctcaacAGAGCCACTTACAAACCCACCAacatatacatacaggagagaagcattacttctgctctgactgcggaaaatgcttcacaacatcagctGAGTTAagagttcatcagagaacacacacaggagagaagccttactgctgctctgactgtgggaagagtttctctcaacaGGTTCACTTAAAATGTCaccagcgaatacacacaggagagaagccttactcctgccctgactgtggaaagagtttcaccCGATTGGATATATTAAAATGTCACCAGCGAATACATACAGGAGataagccttactcctgctctgactgtgggaagagtttctcccaACAGGGCAACTTAAAAATACACCAACGTATACataaaggagagaagccttattcctgttctgactgtggaaaatgcttcacaacatcaactgagctaaaatctcatcagagaacacacacaggagagaagccttactactgctctgactgtgggaagagtttctcccgATTGGCTACCTTAAAAACACATCAATGTATACATAAAGGAGAGAATTCACATCACTTCTCTCAGACCAGCTAAGATTAAAGTCACTCCATCAATTAATCCTCATCTCATAAAAGAAGTGGTAAGAATGAATTGGATCAAATGAAGAAAGCTTAGAACACTCTATTGTAATCCTATTGTTTCTCACTGTGAGAGAACTGTGCAGAGGAAAGGGAGCGTTATAGAATTATGACATTGGAAATCCTCTTTTTTTACTTCAAAACATAGAAACGCGCCATTTTCACAtgtgttgatgttggggtggtgctggagatgatgaatatgaagttgaaacattttaaaatgtcctTTTAAGGTAAAAACAATAGGATGGTGGTTGGTCGGGTGGATGGATGAGTCAGCATATAATATGAAAGTCTAGCAACCCAacggttgcgtgttcaaatctcatcacggacaactttagcattttagctaataagcaactttgcaactacactacatgaccaaaagtacactacagttcaaaagtttggggtcacttagaaatgtccttgtttttgaaagaaaatacttttttttgtccattttaaaataacatcaaattgatcagaaatacagtgtagacattgttaatgttgtaaattactattgtagctggaaacggcagattttctttatggaaaatctacataggcgtacagagacccattatcagcaaccatcactcctgtgttccaatggcacgttgtgttagctaatccaagtttataatttaaaaaggctaattgatcaatagaaaacccttttgcaattatgttagcacagctgaaaacggttgtgctgattaaagaagcaataaaactggccttctttagactagttgagtatcgggagcatcagcatttgtgggttcgattacatgctcaaaatggctagaaacaaataactttcttctgaaactcgtcagtctattcttgttctgagaaatgaaggctattccatgagagaaattgccaagaaactgaaaatctcgtACAATGTTGTGTATTACtcacttcacagaacagagcaaactggccctaaccagaatataaagaggagtgggaggcctcggtgcaccactgagcaagatgacaagtacattagtgtctagtttgagaaacggacgcctcacaagtcctcaactggtaacttcattaaatagtacccacaaaacaccagtctcaacgtcaacagtgaagaggcgactccgggatgctggccttctaggcagagttgcaagcCAAATCTCATACTGGCCAATAACAAtaaaagatgggcaaaagaacacagacactggacagaggaactctgcctagatggccagcatcccggagtcgcctcttcactgttgacgttgagactgcactgtatttctgatcaatttgatattattttaatggacaaaaaaattgcttttctttcaaaaacaaggacatttcttattgaccccaaacttttgaatggtagtgtatgtgggcacctgctcgtcaaacatctacttccaaaatcatgggcattaatatggacttggtcccccTTTTCTGCTGCAATAAAGGActcctcttctgggaaggctttactctagatgttggaacattgctgtgggaactttttccatttagccacaagagcactagtgaggtcggcactgatgttgggcgattaggtctggctcgcagtcaacgtttcaattcatcccaaaggtgttcgatggggttaaggtcagggctctgtgcaggccagtcaagttcttccacactgatctcgacaaaccatttgtgTATGGACGTCTATTTGTGCTCGGGGGAATTGTCACGCTgaatcaggaaagggccttccccaaactgttgccacaaagttggcagcacagaatcatctataatgtcattgtatactgtagcgttaagatttcccttcactggaactaaggggactagtccgaaccatgaaaagcagcagtttggaacttgatagtgagtgttgcaaccgaggacaaacaatttttacatgcttcagcactcggcggtcctgtgttttgagcttgtgtggcttaccacttcacggctgagccgttgctcctagacatttccacttcacaataacagcacttacagttgaacagggcagctcaagcagggcagaaattttatgaactgacggtgccacattgaaagtcactaagctcttcagtaaggccattctactgtcaatgtttgtctatggagaatgcatggctgtgtgctcgattttatactcctgtcagcaaagggtatggctgaaatagacaaataCACTATTTTGAAGAGGTGTcctcatacttttgtatatatagtctgcTTAGCATGTTAGCCTAgcatgcaactacttagcatgttaatgttagcaacaacaaattggaatacGTAAAATATCataaattcgtaacatattgtactaaATCTAATTTGTAACATACTATACATCCTACAAATCGTATTACAGTTATAGGCCAATGTAACATAACATACCGTAAAATACTAAATTGTGTGctattgtaacggatgtgaaatggctagttacTTAGTGGGTACGCGCTaacagcgtttcaatcagttacgtcacttgctctgaaacctagaagtagtgttgccccttgctctgcaagggccgcggcctttgtggcgcgatgggtaacgatgcttcgtgggcgaccgttgttgatgtgtgcagagggtccctggttcgcgcccgtgtcggggcgaggggacggtttaaagttatactgttacattgatgctgttgacccggatcactggttgctgcggaaaagggaggaggtcgaaaggggggtgagtgtaacggatgtgaaatggctagttagttagcgggtacgcgctaacagcgtttcaatcagttacgtcacttgctctgaaacctagaagtagtgttgccccttgctctgcaagggccgcggcttttgtggagcgatgggtaacgacgcttcgtgggtgactgttgttgatgtgtgcagagggtccctggttcgcgcccgtgtcggggcgaggggacggtttaaagttatactgttacactatgtttttatcaatttttttaaatttttttttacatatagtACATTTTGCTCTGACACCAAGTTGTCCCTCTGCAGTTCTCTGTGAAAATGAGCTAGTAGacacatgtatcagatagagatggtgtcAGTTCTTTTTTTACTACATAACTTTTGTTTAATGATACACAGGCTATGAAACGACTACGTGTTAATTAAATTGTCTTTTAAAACTAGATAGATTCATTATTTTAGTCATTGATCATTAATGCATTTGgataactgtaatgaacttaatTGATCTGCTAATGAAAAATAAACATTCTACATTAATTTGTGTTGGTCAACCTTTGTTTTTTGGGTTATCTATAcagaaaatacaatgtttttgttTAATTCATGGCATTCAAAATAATTTACATGTCTATCTACTCAACATGTCACTGACACCTTTACACATCACCATGGGGACAAGCCAATTTGCTAGCCACCAGTAATTGCTACAATGCACACAAATATATGTTTTGCATTATAAAGAACTTACATATGTTTCTTATTAAATAACagttaaataaaatgaaaaaaaagtattgtcattttaaagtgttttatATGGTACCAATGTCTAGGGACAGCATTATCACCACAAATCAACAATGACCCACTTGCTATTAGGGAATGGAACCAGAGAGGAAGATTGTGTTACCTTTCTCTTACTTATCGTAAGAGCAGGTGTGTTAACCCCGGAGTCCTGGCTAAGTTCTCATTCTGACCCTCATACCATCTTGGCcatctaatcatccccagcttccaggctcattcatcccccctcctcttccctgtaactattccccaggttgttgctgtaaatgaggaTGTGTTCAGTCAACTtccctggtaaaataaaaaatgtaattacttAAACATTAATGTGCACTGTTCAAAATACATCTACAGTCAACGCTGTTGCTAGCACTAGCCCCCAAAATAAAGCGTCCGATCTGGGTTAACTTGGTTGAGTTTACGAAAACAAATATAATACAAGTCTCATCCCAGATGAGGAATAAGAAACGTTCAAAGCACATGTAATGTTTGGCTAAATACAATGTAATTTCTACTTCttacacaggatttagctagATAAAGTGAAGTGTATCTTTAGGAGTAATTAATGTGTACCTATACAGTACACTACCCTGACAACCTGGCCCTCAATTTACAGCTTGTGGAAGTGACATAACAAATACACTAGTACACCACAGAGTATATTTAATATCTGCACAAGTACAATGTAATTACTAGGTGTTACACAGGATTTGGCCAGTTATAATGAAGTCTATCTTGAGGGGTACTTACTTGTAATTACAGTGAACCAatagccagtggtggaaaaagtacccagttgtcatacttgagtaaaagtaaatataccttaatagaaagtcacccagtaaaatgctccttgagtaaaagtctaaacgtatttggttttaaatatact
The window above is part of the Salvelinus namaycush isolate Seneca chromosome 7, SaNama_1.0, whole genome shotgun sequence genome. Proteins encoded here:
- the LOC120051566 gene encoding gastrula zinc finger protein XlCGF7.1-like produces the protein HIETFSTSGEQQQEDHSAKRSHHCPHCEEIFPILSKLEIHLKIHTGENLYSCTDCGKSFTTSQALTVHLRVHTGEKPYSCSDCGESFSQQSSLKTHQRIHTGEKPYSCSDCGKSFSVSSNLKTHLKIHTGEKPYFCSDCGASFSQQSHLQTHQHIHTGEKHYFCSDCGKCFTTSAELRVHQRTHTGEKPYCCSDCGKSFSQQVHLKCHQRIHTGEKPYSCPDCGKSFTRLDILKCHQRIHTGDKPYSCSDCGKSFSQQGNLKIHQRIHKGEKPYSCSDCGKCFTTSTELKSHQRTHTGEKPYYCSDCGKSFSRLATLKTHQCIHKGENSHHFSQTS